In Camelina sativa cultivar DH55 chromosome 16, Cs, whole genome shotgun sequence, a single window of DNA contains:
- the LOC104750171 gene encoding protein PHLOEM PROTEIN 2-LIKE A10 — protein sequence MDLVRLGELGSQRRKKWLILVAVFGVSGYGVYRVYNSQYIARKTKRLSKLFSGIVSFAELVIDSAETISIVSRDLKEFLNSDSDEIPNSLKQLAKITKSKEFSDSLARVSEAVAIGVFRGYNSDQEKEANSSFVDRVFSEEGAGFVSVVVGSFAKNLVLGFYSNETDQSDTDSSKPRWMSLLSDEKCRELLADCIEMFTSSAVSVYIEKTVGINTYDQSFSGLTNPKHRDSARDVLVSVCNGALETFMRTSHDVFTSSGEKNDSYVRKSSNREDSGNGWAEALSSTLAVPSNRKFMFDVTGRVTLETMRSVLEFVILKMSQSFKRSLDVIHEEVTERGRQVVGYVGAKSSVLITVCLAVYFHIFNSIIRGSPVCLSQRF from the coding sequence ATGGACCTTGTTCGTTTGGGAGAATTAGGTtcacagagaagaaagaaatggcTGATTCTAGTCGCTGTATTCGGTGTTTCGGGTTACGGAGTTTACAGGGTTTACAATTCTCAATACATCGCGAGGAAGACGAAGCGGCTTTCGAAGCTCTTCTCAGGCATCGTTTCGTTCGCCGAACTCGTAATCGATTCGGCGGAGACGATAAGTATCGTTTCACGAGATTTGAAAGAGTTTCTAAATTCCGATTCTGACGAAATCCCCAATAGCTTGAAACAGTTAGCTAAGATTACGAAATCGAAAGAGTTCAGTGATTCGTTAGCTAGGGTTTCTGAAGCTGTAGCTATTGGGGTTTTCCGTGGGTATAATTCGGATCAGGAAAAGGAAGCGAATTCGAGTTTTGTTGATAGAGTTTTCTCAGAGGAAGGAGctggttttgtttctgttgttgttggtaGCTTTGCTAAGAATCTTGTTCTTGGTTTTTACTCTAATGAGACTGATCAGAGTGATACTGATTCTTCAAAACCTAGATGGATGAGTTTGCTTAGTGATGAGAAGTGTAGAGAGCTTTTAGCAGATTGTATTGAGATGTTCACTAGCTCAGCTGTATCGGTGTATATCGAGAAGACGGTTGGGATTAACACTTATGATCAGAGCTTCTCTGGTTTAACGAATCCTAAGCATCGAGATAGTGCTAGAGATGTTCTTGTTTCGGTTTGTAACGGAGCTCTTGAGACATTCATGAGAACATCTCACGATGTTTTCACATCTTCAGGGGAGAAGAACGATTCCTACGTGAGGAAGTCGAGTAATCGAGAAGATTCGGGTAACGGATGGGCTGAGGCGCTTTCGAGTACGTTAGCTGTGCCGAGTAATAGGAAGTTTATGTTTGATGTTACGGGAAGAGTGACGCTAGAGACGATGAGATCAGTTCTTGAATTTGTAATCTTGAAAATGTCACAAAGCTTTAAGAGGAGTTTGGATGTGATTCATGAAGAAGTTACGGAGAGAGGGCGTCAAGTAGTTGGATACGTTGGTGCCAAATCTTCAGTGTTAATCACTGTTTGTCTTGCGGTTTACTTTCACATCTTTAACAGTATCATTCGAGGCTCTCCGGTTTGCTTAAGCCAGCGTTTCTAG
- the LOC104750173 gene encoding thionin-like → MDGKTVILSVLIMSLVIAQIQVEAKSCCPSQSARNIFNVCRLGGSDQFFCASLSGCGIIGGKTCPNGYQHDTLQRSGDAIAVNEYCKLGCASSLCGAMNTLQISDASEIVNGAVAQCAKACSTFCAKGSSTVVETA, encoded by the exons ATGGACGGCAAAACTGTGATTCTAAGTGTTCTCATAATGAGTTTGGTCATCGCACAAATTCAAGTGGAAGCAAAGAGTTGCTGCCCGTCTCAGAGTGCTAGAAATATCTTTAATGTTTGCCGTCTTGGGGGATCCGACCAATTCTTTTGTGCATCACTCAGTGGATGCGGAATCATTGGTGGGAAAACATGTCCGAACGGATATCAACATGACACTCTCCAACGCTCAG GTGATGCTATTGCTGTCAATGAATACTGCAAGTTGGGTTGTGCATCTTCATTGTGCGGTGCCATGAACACACTCCAAATCTCTG ATGCGAGTGAAATAGTGAATGGAGCGGTAGCACAATGCGCAAAGGCATGTTCTACTTTCTGCGCCAAGGGCTCTTCAACTGTTGTTGAGACTGCCTAA
- the LOC104753484 gene encoding uncharacterized protein LOC104753484, translating to MDSGLNEEPSGASGSTVLKRNSNDIAWEYEMLSDSKNLDKVKCKLCGKDFSGGAYRIKEHIAKIPGNVSAFQRSSKDDQEKCKTAIEEAKKKNKKKVTLDDELRQTVNVHGSGDMDDVIELEEMGSRKMQRTLEIIQVPMDSGLNEEPSGASGSTVLKRNSNDIAWEYEMLSDSKNLDKVKCKLCGKDFSGGAYRIKEHIAKIPGNVSAFQRSSKDDQEKCKTAIEEAKKKNKKKVTLDDELRQTVNVHGSGDMDDVIELEEMGSRKMQRTLGPMDKFATNINPKSRPPTRQQNINDALWKEKLHKVQQYIARWVYASGVPFNTIANDEFKLMAESIGQFGPGVTPPSQHQLREPLLKEEVDRVHGLLKPQEEEWKKNGCTVMKDA from the exons ATGGATTCTGGTTTGAATGAGGAACCTAGTGGAGCATCAGGTTCAACAGTTTTGAAGAGAAACTCGAATGATATTGCTTGGGAATATGAAATGTTGTCTGATTCGAAGAATCTTGACAAAGTTAAATGCAAATTGTGTGGGAAAGATTTTTCAGGAGGTGCTTACAGGATAAAAGAACATATTGCCAAAATTCCTGGAAACGTTTCTGCTTTTCAAAGATCATCAAAGGATGATCAAGAGAAGTGCAAGACTGCTATCgaggaagcaaagaagaagaataagaagaaggtAACTCTAGATGATGAGCTGCGGCAGACAGTTAATGTTCATGGCAGTGGAGATATGGATGATGTGATTGAACTTGAAGAAATGGGTTCAAGAAAGATGCAAAGGACACTTG AAATTATTCAAGTTCCAATGGATTCTGGTTTGAATGAGGAACCTAGTGGAGCATCAGGTTCAACAGTTTTGAAGAGAAACTCGAATGATATTGCTTGGGAATATGAAATGTTGTCTGATTCGAAGAATCTTGACAAAGTTAAATGCAAATTGTGTGGGAAAGATTTTTCAGGAGGTGCTTACAGGATAAAAGAACATATTGCCAAAATTCCTGGAAACGTTTCTGCTTTTCAAAGATCATCAAAGGATGATCAAGAGAAGTGCAAGACTGCTATCgaggaagcaaagaagaagaataagaagaaggtAACTCTAGATGATGAGCTGCGGCAGACAGTTAATGTTCATGGCAGTGGAGATATGGATGATGTGATTGAACTTGAAGAAATGGGTTCAAGAAAGATGCAAAGGACACTTGGTCCAATGGATAAGTTTGCAACAAACATCAATCCAAAATCTAGACCTCCAACTAGGCAACAAAATATCAATGATGCTCTTTGGAAAGAGAAGCTACACAAGGTTCAGCAATATATTGCTAGGTGGGTGTATGCTTCAGGGGTTCCTTTCAATACCATAGCAAACGATGAGTTTAAGCTAATGGCTGAATCTATAGGACAATTTGGTCCAGGAGTCACACCACCAAGTCAACACCAACTTCGAGAGCCTTTACTTAAGGAAGAGGTTGATAGAGTTCATGGTTTGCTGAaaccacaagaagaagagtggaaGAAGAATGGATGCACAGTTATGAAAGATGCTtga
- the LOC104750174 gene encoding GDSL esterase/lipase At1g58725-like, with product MKYQMLWLALVLTIAAEANAAAKQGKNTTITALIVFGDSIMDTGNNNNLPTLLKCNFPPYGKDFPGGSTTGRFSDGRVPSDLIAEKLGLAKTLPAYMNPNLKPEDLLNGVTFASGGTGYDPLTAQIMSVISVWDQLTYFKEYISKMKKHFGEEKAKDILENSIFLVVSSSNDLAHTYLARAHRYDRTSYANFLADSAVKFVRELHKLGARKIGVFSAVPVGCVPLQTTVYGGLLTRGCNQPLNNMAKQFNSRLSPALDSLDKELDGVILYIDVYDTLYDMIQHPKKYGFEVADRGCCGKGTLAMSYLCNSLTPFTCSNSSAYIFWDSYHPTERAYQVIVDNLLDKYLSKVYDV from the exons aTGAAGTATCAAATGTTGTGGCTCGCTTTGGTATTAACAATCGCAGCCGAAGCTAATGCAGCCGCCAAGCAAGGGAAAAACACAACAATCACAGCACTAATAGTATTTGGAGATTCAATAATGGATACAGGAAATAACAACAATCTTCCCACTCTTCTTAAGTGTAACTTCCCTCCGTATGGAAAAGATTTTCCTGGAGGCTCTACCACTGGAAGGTTTTCTGATGGAAGAGTTCCATCCGATCTTATTG CTGAAAAGTTGGGATTGGCCAAGACATTACCCGCATATATGAATCCGAATTTGAAGCCTGAGGATCTTCTTAACGGTGTAACATTTGCATCTGGAGGAACTGGTTATGATCCATTAACAGCACAAATTATG TCAGTGATATCGGTGTGGGATCAACTCACATATTTCAAAGAATATatatcaaagatgaagaaacattttggagaagaaaaagccaaagatattttggaaaaCAGTATCTTTCTTGTGGTGTCTAGTAGCAATGACCTTGCTCACACTTATTTAGCTCGAGCTCATAGATATGATCGTACCTCGTATGCTAATTTCTTGGCTGACTCTGCTGTCAAATTCGTGAGA GAATTACATAAGCTTGGAGCTAGAAAAATTGGAGTCTTTAGTGCAGTCCCCGTAGGTTGTGTTCCACTTCAAACAACTGTATATGGGGGTTTACTAACAAGAGGATGTAATCAACCTTTAAACAACATGGCAAAACAATTCAATTCAAGACTTTCGCCAGCACTAGATTCTTTAGATAAAGAGTTGGATGGTGTTATCCTTTACATTGATGTTTATGATACTCTCTACGACATGATCCAACACCCTAAAAAATATG GTTTTGAGGTAGCTGATAGAGGATGTTGTGGTAAAGGAACTCTTGCGATGTCCTATTTGTGTAACTCATTGACCCCATTCACCTGTTCGAATTCTTCGGCTTATATATTTTGGGATAGCTATCATCCAACCGAAAGAGCTTATCAAGTTATCGTTGACAATTTACTCGACAAATATTTGAGCAAAGTTTATGATGTTTAA